Proteins encoded by one window of Longimicrobiaceae bacterium:
- a CDS encoding VOC family protein, with product DEAIAFYVDALGFELAEDAPQGGGKRWVVVRPRGSLGGLLLARAADEVQASYVGRQAGGRVFLFLETDDSHGDRARMQAAGVRFVEAPRREPYGTVAVFEDLYGNRWDLIQPRA from the coding sequence GACGAGGCGATCGCGTTTTACGTCGATGCGCTCGGCTTCGAGCTGGCGGAAGATGCGCCGCAAGGCGGTGGGAAGCGGTGGGTCGTGGTGCGTCCGCGTGGCTCGCTTGGCGGGCTGCTGCTCGCCAGGGCTGCGGACGAGGTGCAGGCGTCGTACGTCGGGCGGCAGGCGGGCGGGCGCGTCTTCCTCTTCCTGGAGACGGACGACTCCCACGGCGACCGCGCGCGGATGCAGGCGGCGGGCGTCCGCTTCGTGGAAGCGCCGCGCCGCGAGCCGTACGGCACCGTCGCCGTGTTCGAGGACCTGTACGGCAACCGCTGGGACCTCATCCAACCGCGAGCCTGA